The genomic DNA TGCTGCCATCACCGTGGGGAATTTCCATGGAGTCTGTAAATATGAGGCACTTGCTCAAGTGGCGCCGTCAACAGTCTCCTTGCAGTTCTGTCATCTACTCTGTGCAGTTCCAGGGGTGAGTCAATCACTTCTGAAGCATTACAGGAACGTTGAGACACATTGACGAGAATACTGCTGTTCCCGATTCTGCTAAATGGACTTTCTCTGACTTTTTCACTTTCACTCATCCTCTTACTCTTGCTGATTGACGGTGAACTGTACACCTGTAACAATTGAATTAGATGAGACACCCCCCTTCTAAATTACTAACCCCTGTTGCTAAATAGCACCAGTTGTGACATTTGTCTCTTCTTAAACCAGACACAATGTCCTCTAAAATAGTCATAAATCGTGTCTCAAAATGTCCGTTTTATCAATGCCCATGAGAAGGAGGAAATTATACACATATGCAGTAAACAGAGCGTTATGTAATGTTACACTTGCTAATGGTGAGCTGCAGTAATTTAATTTACaagacacttttatccagagcgacttatagtTTAAGGTAGCTCGGTGatacaaccacatatcacagtcatagtaagaaAACCTTTTCCTCAATAAAACAGCTTCCTTACTATGACTGTGCTATGTGGTTATCTCACCGAGCGCTGAATAACAGCATCTTCTAAATTACaaacatgtcaaatgtaaatgtaaaaaattgaGACATCACACTATTTGTTATTACTTTTTTAGGGGACATTGCGTCTGGTTTACGAAGGGCGTGGTAACTGAGAAGATGTAACGGGTAGTTAACCACAAGCATGTGAAAATATGAAACATTCATGTCAAAAATATTTATCGGGCAGACAAACAAAAGGACAAAGACATTGGCTCTGGGTATAATGTGTCAATATGAGCTGTATTTCTGTAGGGAATTTGAGCTGAGGATCTTGAATGGAAGTTGGGAGGACGCGGTTGGTTGCCAGCGGGTCACACGGACGGAGTGCGACCTGACCTTTGACCTTGGTTCTGACTCAGACTACAACATCCGTGTGCGGGCAGAGTGCGGAAGGCGTGTGTCACCGTGGGCTGAGCTCGGGAGGCCAttcaacaggagagagagtgagtcattGTGGGATATCTACGTCCAAATACTATTTTTTTTGATGCCATGGCAATAGTTGTTTTTCATGATTTTTATGTTCATTTTATGTTTCCTTCATCCATCCAAGGAAAATAAGACCAACTGGAGATATTAGAAAGATGAATGAATCTATATAGCATTTGTACTAACATTAGTTGAAGACAAAACACTTACCCAAGTGCACAACAGCCATACAAAATGCCAAAACATTTAAACAAGCAGCCTTCTGGTCATCATTATGACAATACCTTGTCCGATTAGTATGTGAAAATTAAAAAATGTTGTACGTTTTAAATCCAGGATATAATACTTATTTTCAACCCTGTATCACAAATGATTATGAAATAGACACAAATTGCCTATTGGAAATGGGTGTAAAGTACACAAATGCTTTATGAAGAAAGAAAATTGCGTTGTGATGAAAATCCTGTAATAGACACGAAAAAGTGGACTTTTTCCATGTGCCTGTCACGAATTTCAATAAGTCATTTGTGTCTATTTGTCATAGTGTGTTGCTTATTTCGCCTTTCATCGAGGATGAATTTGCTGCACACTGTTGAGGAAGAGACTTTTCAGACCCACATGTGTTTGACTACAGCTGATAATCAGATACGAGAACAGGTGACAGGCTAAAACCTAAATTAACGAATGGCGGGGAACAGCCTAATTGCACTTCAGATGAAGCCTTCTCAGTCTGCATGAGCGTAGTATGTTTCTATTTCTTCCGTTTTTTACTAAACAGTATGTTCTCGGTAGTATGTTTGTAACTTACTATGACTTTCATCTTTCACACAGCAATCCTGACGGTGCCAGCTATAACTGTGACCACCATGGGTGATACCCTTCAGGTGACTTTCATAGGCCTTCCCCTGACCGTGGGAGTGACTGTGACTATCTGGAAGAGAGGCGAGTTGGTCAGGGTGAGGatattacatgtatattatatattataagtATATTATAGTCTTGCAGGGATTTGTCTGCCGTTGAAATCCTTGGGCGGGCCTCTaagcatttttttgggggggtcaccTAAGTTCAAAcagtgtaatttaaaaaaaaaaaataataagatACAAAATAAAAGCTAGGCAGTCAGGGATAATTGAAAATTCAAAAAGCAATGAATTTAGCAGTTTCGATTTTGTTGTTATGTTTGTGCAAAATAACACAATATCAGGaaaaatgcatagaattgcaggaaattagctttaaaacagaaACAAAAATGCTCTCCTCTCCATGGCAGAATATGGAGTATTACAGGAACTGTGcattaaaacaaaacaaatctCAGCTCCATAGAGAATTTTGAAAAGTTGCAGGAAATTGGCATAAAAATGTTAAAATGtatataaaatcaaatcaaatgttatttgtcacaaacacatggttagcagatgttaatgcgagtgtagcgaaatgcttgtgcttctagttctgacaatgcagtaataaccaacgagtaatctaacctaacaattccagaactactaccttatacacacaagtgtaaagtgataaagaatatgtacataaaagatatatgaatgagtgatggtacagaacggcatagtggcataaaagtggcatagtttaaagtggctagtgaacatgcaagatgcagtagatggtatagagtacagtatatgcatatacatacagtggggcaaaaaagtatttagtcagccaccaattgtgcaagttctcccacttaaaaagatgagagaggcctgtaattttcatcaaaggtaaacttcaactatgacagacaaaatgagaaaaaaaagttggggtgggcagtctatgtttgtttttctatgatttggggatttctatgtttcgacctagtatggttctcaatcagaggcagctgtcattaGCAGCCTGgctttcactgtgtgtttgtgggtgtttgtttccgtgtctgtgttttggttttcgttcgtttcacatttattgtttttgtatcagTTGTGTTCATGTTGAGAATTTCTTATTTTAAAAAAACTATGGAAACTTACCACGCCGcttattggtcctccgatccttctcgcctctcctcttcagacgaaagaggaggaaaacctttacagtaggatttttaatgaatttatttgcaaattatggcagaaaataagtatttggtcacctacaaacaagcaagatttctggctctcacagatctgtaacttcttctttaagaggctcctctgtcctccactggtTATCAGTCACActacaaactccactatggccaagaccaaagagctgtcaaaggacaccagaaacaaaattgtagacctgcaccaggctgggaagactgaatctgcaataggtaagcagcttggtttgaagaaatcaactgtgggagcaattattaggaaatggaagatatagaagaccactgataatctccctcgatctggggctccatgcaaaatctcaccccgtggggtcaaaatgatcacaagaacggtgagcaaaaatcccagaaccccacgggggggacctagtgaatgacctgcagagagctgggaccaaagtaacaaagcctaccatcagcaagggcattgaagatgaaacgtggctgggtctttcagcatgacaatgatcccaaacacaccgcccgggcaacgatagagtggcttcgtaagaagcatttcaaggtcctggagtggcctagccagtctccagatatcaaccccatagaaattctttggagggagttgaaagtccgtgttgcccagcaacagccccaaaacatcactgctctaggggagatctgcatggaggaatgggccaaaataccagcaacagcgtgtgaaaaccttgtgatattttccaccataatttgcaaataaattcattaaaaatcctacaatatgattttctgttatagttgaagtgtacctatgatgaaaattacaggcctctctcatctttttaagtgggagaacttgcacaattggtggctgactaaatacttcaaaatattatttttgtaggcgaaatagctccgtttgttcttcacgtttggctgagaaatcccGGAAATTGCAGACACGAAAACACCGGAAAATATTCCagattagctccataatatcgacagaaacatggtaaatgtttataatcaatcttcaaggtgtttttcaaacatctattcgataatatatccaccgggaggattggtttttcagtaggaccgattggaataatggctacctctgtattttacgcgagaatcactctgggagccatcaggtgaccacttgcgcaatgtagccacttacgggtattcttcaacataaatgcgtaaaactagatcacaatgctgtagacaccttgagGAATACgaagaaaaagtaatctggttgatagctcattcactgctcaatagggatgcattggaacgcagcgctttcaaaacatgaggcacttccggattgaatttttctcaggctttcgcctgcaatatcagttcggttatactcacagacaatattatttttttttggaaactttagagtgttttctatcctaaactgtcaattatatgcatattctagcatcttgtcctgacaaaatatcccgtttactacgggaacgttatttttccaaaaatgaaaatactgccccctagtcacaacaggTTAAATTAAtagtatctgttttttttttcatgtctTACTACTTGAAAGTCGttttattctcgctcaaaaaactcctgtggcttataaatggactgtttgaaaatgtgaagaaaaaaaagttagggttacatttttatttggcgtacccccgacggcgTTGCAACCCCTGGGTTGGGAATACCTGGTCTAGACAACCCTGTCATGTATTATGTGTTGGGAGAGATTGGAGCTTCTTGTGTGGGGGATAACTAGGGATTGGAGCAAGGGATTGGTTTGAAATTGGTCCTAAAAGTGACCCGCTAGGTAGAACGATaatgacctcctccctatagaacTCACTTCAAGCAGTGGTTAAGTTTTCTTCAGCAGCGTCTCACTGTGCTCTGTTTTCTAGGGCAAGTCCTCCTTGCGTGTGATCACAGTGCAACAGAATCCGCTCCACATCGGCGCCCTGCAGGAGGGAGCAGTGTACTGCGTCAAAGCCCAGGCCCATCTGGACACCCACAGCAAAAGCAGCAGCACTGACACACAGTGTGTCTCCATCACAGGTGGGCTGCTAATGATAAtacacactcatagacacacacatacagtacatctgcATGTGCTCACACGTTCTATTAAATATATTGATCATTTATTGATCCTTGAAACCAGATAGACCTTTGGCAATTGGTCCTTCGAGACAGATATGtcctttaacacacacactgatcaggCAATGGTATACTTTACCATTATGTGTACCGTGGAAagagataaaaaaaaacataacgtcttaataataataataatatataatatatgccatttagcagacgcttttatccaaagcgacttacagtcatgtgtgcatacattctacgtatgggtggtcccgggaatcgaacccactaccctggcgttacaagcgccatgctctaccaactgagctacaggtcTTGTATCTATTtcaaacacacaccaaccacacacacatttttCATCGTCTCTGTGCACTTTGTATCTGTTCAGGCTTTATACTGGAAGAGTAATGCAGAAAAAAAATCTGCAAATCATGGAAACATAACCTTGCGATGGATACAGgcgccttgactttttccccatgttgttaccttattctaaaatcaattaaatagttttttcccctgattaaaaataaagaaaataaaaataaataccttatttactcttactttgctatgagactcaaaattgagcgcaggtgcatcctgtttccattgatcatcctcaagatgtttctacaacttgattggagtcaacctatggtcaattgattggacaagatttggaaaggcacacacctgtcgatataaagtcccacagttgacagtgcatggcagagcaaaaaaacaagccatgaggtggaaggaattgtctgaGCCCTGAGGGTAAGGGtacccaaaacatttctgcagtaagCCTGAAAATTcaattcaaataaaattgtattagtcacatgctgcTGTTgcgtcatctgcaaacttgatggtgttggagtcgtgcctggccatgcagtcataggtgaacagggagtacagggagtcaggaagtccaggatccatttgcagagggaggtgtttagtcccaggatccttagcttagtgatgagctttgagggcactatggtgttgaacgctgagctgtagtcaatgaatagcattctcacataggtgttccttttgtccaggtgggaaagggcagtgtggagtgaaatagagattgcatcatctgtggatttgtttgggtggtatgaaaattggagtgggtctagggtttctgggataactgtcctgggaaggagaggcggaccaaaacgcagcgtggttatagttcATGGTTCCTTAATAGACACTAAACATGAACCcaactacaaaacaagaaacgtgaaaacagtcgcgtgtggcacaaacactgacacaggaaaaaATCACCCCCAATatacccaaagaacatggctgccgaaatatggttcccaatcagagacaacgataaacacctgcctctgattgagaaccactctaggcaaccatagacttacctagacaacttaactgaacacaaccccattaatctaataaaaataataaagaaaactaagataactaaggccagggcgtgacaatggtgttgatgtgagccattaccagcctttcatccgtcatttttaaatggaagacgtttggaaccaccaagactcttcctagagctggccacctggccaaactcagccaagaacctgatggtcactctgacagagctccagagttcctctgtggagatgggagaaccttccagaaggacaattatctctgcagcactccaccacacAGGCCTTtttggaagccactcctcagtaaaaggcacatgatagcccgcttggagttttccaaaaaccacctaaaggactctcagaccatgagaaacaaaattctccgGTCTGATAAAACCCAGATGGAACTCttgggcctgaatgccaagcgtcacatctggaggaaacctggtggtggcagcatcctgctgtGGGAGGGActcggagactagtcaggattgggGGAAAGATgagcggagcaaagtacaaagagatccttgattgaaatc from Oncorhynchus keta strain PuntledgeMale-10-30-2019 chromosome 23, Oket_V2, whole genome shotgun sequence includes the following:
- the crfb16 gene encoding cytokine receptor family member B16, yielding MRLRRSFVDSQLILVLNIVTNYAWLLPSPWGISMESVNMRHLLKWRRQQSPCSSVIYSVQFQGEFELRILNGSWEDAVGCQRVTRTECDLTFDLGSDSDYNIRVRAECGRRVSPWAELGRPFNRRETILTVPAITVTTMGDTLQVTFIGLPLTVGVTVTIWKRGELVRGKSSLRVITVQQNPLHIGALQEGAVYCVKAQAHLDTHSKSSSTDTQCVSITGPGPTWLKPTTVTVIVVILAGLVFCLSWSVTHCRPEACFAYFRKEPQPTALLLDWPLTRVKIYHQDELREPIHAVLLSELRTEPSSQLDKWTQSICSEGTDRPYQV